The following nucleotide sequence is from Trifolium pratense cultivar HEN17-A07 linkage group LG2, ARS_RC_1.1, whole genome shotgun sequence.
atgaaagaCTAAATTGAAATAAGGGActaaatttacaaaaaattgaaataagagactaaaatattaattttaaaaataaaggaatcaaaattttaattaaaaaattaaaaatagaggACCAAAATGCAAACATGCAtttatcccaaaaaaaaaaaagaaaaatgttcgaaCCAAAGCAAAAATAAGAAGCTAAAGCAGAAATGAACTGTTTTGAAAAAAGTGCAAAACAGGGGGAACATTGAACAGTACTACAtatagggttgggaacaggtcAGACCAGACCTTGACAGGCCTGAgtctggcctacgattttttttcaggcctgagtctggcctgtggcctatcaaatgttattttttttggcctgcCCTGAGTCTTTTAAAAGTCTGGtctggccttgtagcctgtttaaaagcctgtgttacattaaagcttctctatatagtttttttaaataggctaaacaggccttaaaaagttcacatttaaatttttataatttctacaacattaagaaaaaactaataatatgattaacacaataattaaaaactaataaaataacaaatatgattacgaaaagtcgcaataattaaaagctaataatatttatataaataatatttttttataagatataaataataatattatataaataataattattataaacaggcaaGTCTATCAGGTTTTGTAGGCCTTTTTAAAAGCATAAACCTGACCTATTTATATAAACAGACCGTTTTCAAAACCTAAACCTGTCATTTTAAATAATCAGGTCAGACCTATTCCCAACCTAACTACATAATTCACATTTGAAATTTGGAACCATTTTTGACTGATTAATATGGCCGCAGAAGCAAATAAGATCCGCAGGtactctctttcttcttcttctttctctgaTTCCATCTCCGTTATTCTAACGCCGTTATCTCATTCTGCAAACTTTTCAGTCGAATTTCAGAGATTCACAACTTCATCAAAAACGACGAAGAAGAATCAAACCCTTCAGATTCCGCCGATTTACTCCACGACTGTGCTCTTCATGTTCAAGTTGCGTACAATTCTTAAATTGAATAAACTCTCACTCTTAATCTTACCCTAACACAATCAATTTATTcactttcaattttcatttctcACAGAACACAGTGCAACAAATTGTATCCGAATTCTCTGATATCGATTCTTTACAAAATTCCGATTTCGGTAATTCAAATCAActctttttccttttccttttctttatgtAATTTTAGGTTATGTGAATTTTCTTTTGTGTTGTTGTTTCATATGCTTATGTAGAGTATTTGACAAAGGAACTTAATGATGTAAAAGTTGAATCCACCAATGTAGCTACCGAGATTGAGTATCTTGCGAGAACTCGTAAGGATGGTTAGTTTCACTcactttttgtttgtttttttgtttcacatAACCACCAATGGATTATACTGTGTAATTAttgttattcttttttcttcagATTCTATTAATTTGGAGGCCAAACTTGAAGAATTGGAATGTTCTTTACAATATATTGCATTAGAGGTTGGTATTTGCTACTTGGTTTGGTTCTCTTCTAAACAAAGCAACCTGTTTGGATAAAAAGGTTGTTTGTGGCTTTTAGCACAAGCACTTCTcatgataagtgcttatgtataagctatttttatagaaaaagataaaataagatTGTTTTTGTATgtgctataagttgttttcttaaGCTATCTtggataacttatgaaaataagctgaaaaagcttatgaaaaaagtcataaaggacaaaacttatcccattaaataagctcaaataagccaatccaaacatgcCTTAACTAACTATGTTGTGTTTTATACTTTTAGCTAATAATAAACACTTCTGTCCTAAATAAATATCAGACCAGTTAACTAAATTATGAGAATTAAGAAATTGGGTATGATATTAATTTGTTAAATGGTAGTATTGTTTTTGCGCTTCATAGTATTTTTTGGAAACTTATTTGGTTAtagaaaaaatgttaaataattaggggtattttggtaaacaaatatataatgcAGTTGAAATTTTGAAGAGAGATTCGAACAAAATGGGATGATGAAAGTTCTCGAGGTTTCTATATTTAGGGACGGAAGTAGTAGTAATATACCTATGCTCATTATGACGAAGCCttgtttgttttcaattttcatttaacCATCCATTTGTTTATTGAGTGGAAGGGGATTCTCCAGTCAGTAATCGTGTTTTGAcagttgtttttaataattataggaGCAGATGACAGCTGAGGCTAATGAAGGAATTGTTTCTCCAATGCTGGAAGACACTGTCATGAATCTAGGCGAAAATTTGGAGGTGTTTGATTTCTATGCCCCATTGCTTGCcgtttatttttattctttttggcATTGAATTAGTTTCAAACCCATGTGGACTCATTACTCCGTGAACATTTTTCTGCTTCTTTCACTTTGGTGGTTCTTCACTGTAACTTTTATACAAAGTGTATATCTTTATTGAAATATTTCTTTGTTGTTGCAGCAATTGGAACTTGAGAGTAAGGTTGATGAAATGAAGGAGATTCTGAGGACTATGGAGTGTCTTCAGTGTGAGGTCAAATGGTAAGTTCAACTATTTTCATTCGCACTTTCAGATACTATGGCTTACTCATCTTGCTCACCTTTTCAGGTTTGATGCTATAGATCAGATTGACGATGTATTGACGGGTCTAAAAGTGCTTGCATTTGACGAGAATTGCATTAGGCTGTCTTTGCAAACTTATATGCCAACGGCAGAGAGCATTTCTTGCCTACAGAGAGTTGAAGATACCAATGATGCATCTGTGCAGAATCATGAGTTATTGATTGAAGTGTTTGAGGGGACCATGAAGTTAAAGGATATTCAGGTTTCAAAACAGATCACCATTTCATTCTTTGACTTGTTTGTTACGACCATTGTTCATTAGATTTGACAATGGTGTTCAGCAATGATGTGGAAAATTACTGATATGAACCATATAATTATTAGGGAAAAGTGACAGT
It contains:
- the LOC123909783 gene encoding uncharacterized protein LOC123909783 isoform X2 — its product is MAAEANKIRSRISEIHNFIKNDEEESNPSDSADLLHDCALHVQNTVQQIVSEFSDIDSLQNSDFDAYVEYLTKELNDVKVESTNVATEIEYLARTHSINLEAKLEELECSLQYIALEEQMTAEANEGIVSPMLEDTVMNLGENLEQLELESKVDEMKEILRTMECLQCEVKWFDAIDQIDDVLTGLKVLAFDENCIRLSLQTYMPTAESISCLQRVEDTNDASVQNHELLIEVFEGTMKLKDIQVFPNDIYVDDIVDTAKSVSNSSLQWLIQKLQDRIILSTLRRLVVNDANKSRYSVEYLDKDETILAHLVKGIDVYIKLSHGWPIFGSPLKLISIKGLDILKKNSASFHCEVENLANSLDTHTRQNILRFVDAVENVLKEQLQLDSR
- the LOC123909783 gene encoding uncharacterized protein LOC123909783 isoform X1 — its product is MAAEANKIRSRISEIHNFIKNDEEESNPSDSADLLHDCALHVQNTVQQIVSEFSDIDSLQNSDFDAYVEYLTKELNDVKVESTNVATEIEYLARTRKDDSINLEAKLEELECSLQYIALEEQMTAEANEGIVSPMLEDTVMNLGENLEQLELESKVDEMKEILRTMECLQCEVKWFDAIDQIDDVLTGLKVLAFDENCIRLSLQTYMPTAESISCLQRVEDTNDASVQNHELLIEVFEGTMKLKDIQVFPNDIYVDDIVDTAKSVSNSSLQWLIQKLQDRIILSTLRRLVVNDANKSRYSVEYLDKDETILAHLVKGIDVYIKLSHGWPIFGSPLKLISIKGLDILKKNSASFHCEVENLANSLDTHTRQNILRFVDAVENVLKEQLQLDSR
- the LOC123909783 gene encoding uncharacterized protein LOC123909783 isoform X3, whose product is MAAEANKIRSRISEIHNFIKNDEEESNPSDSADLLHDCALHVQNTVQQIVSEFSDIDSLQNSDFEYLTKELNDVKVESTNVATEIEYLARTRKDDSINLEAKLEELECSLQYIALEEQMTAEANEGIVSPMLEDTVMNLGENLEQLELESKVDEMKEILRTMECLQCEVKWFDAIDQIDDVLTGLKVLAFDENCIRLSLQTYMPTAESISCLQRVEDTNDASVQNHELLIEVFEGTMKLKDIQVFPNDIYVDDIVDTAKSVSNSSLQWLIQKLQDRIILSTLRRLVVNDANKSRYSVEYLDKDETILAHLVKGIDVYIKLSHGWPIFGSPLKLISIKGLDILKKNSASFHCEVENLANSLDTHTRQNILRFVDAVENVLKEQLQLDSR
- the LOC123909783 gene encoding uncharacterized protein LOC123909783 isoform X4; translation: MAAEANKIRSRISEIHNFIKNDEEESNPSDSADLLHDCALHVQNTVQQIVSEFSDIDSLQNSDFEYLTKELNDVKVESTNVATEIEYLARTHSINLEAKLEELECSLQYIALEEQMTAEANEGIVSPMLEDTVMNLGENLEQLELESKVDEMKEILRTMECLQCEVKWFDAIDQIDDVLTGLKVLAFDENCIRLSLQTYMPTAESISCLQRVEDTNDASVQNHELLIEVFEGTMKLKDIQVFPNDIYVDDIVDTAKSVSNSSLQWLIQKLQDRIILSTLRRLVVNDANKSRYSVEYLDKDETILAHLVKGIDVYIKLSHGWPIFGSPLKLISIKGLDILKKNSASFHCEVENLANSLDTHTRQNILRFVDAVENVLKEQLQLDSR
- the LOC123909783 gene encoding uncharacterized protein LOC123909783 isoform X5; translated protein: MAAEANKIRSRISEIHNFIKNDEEESNPSDSADLLHDCALHVQNTVQQIVSEFSDIDSLQNSDFEVESTNVATEIEYLARTRKDDSINLEAKLEELECSLQYIALEEQMTAEANEGIVSPMLEDTVMNLGENLEQLELESKVDEMKEILRTMECLQCEVKWFDAIDQIDDVLTGLKVLAFDENCIRLSLQTYMPTAESISCLQRVEDTNDASVQNHELLIEVFEGTMKLKDIQVFPNDIYVDDIVDTAKSVSNSSLQWLIQKLQDRIILSTLRRLVVNDANKSRYSVEYLDKDETILAHLVKGIDVYIKLSHGWPIFGSPLKLISIKGLDILKKNSASFHCEVENLANSLDTHTRQNILRFVDAVENVLKEQLQLDSR
- the LOC123909783 gene encoding uncharacterized protein LOC123909783 isoform X6; the protein is MAAEANKIRSRISEIHNFIKNDEEESNPSDSADLLHDCALHVQNTVQQIVSEFSDIDSLQNSDFEVESTNVATEIEYLARTHSINLEAKLEELECSLQYIALEEQMTAEANEGIVSPMLEDTVMNLGENLEQLELESKVDEMKEILRTMECLQCEVKWFDAIDQIDDVLTGLKVLAFDENCIRLSLQTYMPTAESISCLQRVEDTNDASVQNHELLIEVFEGTMKLKDIQVFPNDIYVDDIVDTAKSVSNSSLQWLIQKLQDRIILSTLRRLVVNDANKSRYSVEYLDKDETILAHLVKGIDVYIKLSHGWPIFGSPLKLISIKGLDILKKNSASFHCEVENLANSLDTHTRQNILRFVDAVENVLKEQLQLDSR